One Clostridia bacterium genomic window carries:
- the purC gene encoding phosphoribosylaminoimidazolesuccinocarboxamide synthase, whose product MKLEMIYEGKAKKVFSTDNPDIVLVDYKDDATAFNGIKKGTIIGKGVVNNKVSNHLFKLLESKGIPTHYEQEISDRETLVKKVQIVPVEVIVRNIAAGSLSKRLGIPEGTKLNSTVLEYCYKNDELGDPMINDYHIKAMSLATDEELKTIAEYSFKINDILTQYLKTMNIELIDFKLEFGRFNGKIILADEISPDTCRFWDSRTGEKLDKDRFRRDLGHVEEAYQEILHRLMGA is encoded by the coding sequence ATGAAACTTGAAATGATTTACGAGGGTAAAGCAAAGAAGGTTTTTAGTACAGACAATCCCGACATTGTATTAGTCGATTACAAAGACGATGCCACAGCATTTAACGGAATAAAAAAAGGCACGATAATAGGCAAGGGCGTCGTAAACAATAAGGTAAGCAATCATTTGTTCAAATTATTGGAATCAAAAGGTATCCCTACACATTACGAACAAGAAATTTCCGACAGAGAAACACTGGTAAAAAAAGTACAGATTGTTCCTGTTGAAGTTATAGTAAGAAATATAGCCGCAGGCTCACTTTCCAAAAGACTTGGAATTCCCGAAGGAACAAAGCTGAATTCTACCGTTTTAGAATATTGCTACAAAAATGACGAGCTTGGCGATCCAATGATTAATGATTATCATATAAAGGCTATGAGCTTAGCGACAGATGAAGAACTCAAAACGATAGCAGAATATTCTTTTAAGATTAACGATATTTTGACTCAATATCTAAAAACTATGAACATTGAACTTATTGATTTTAAGCTTGAATTTGGAAGATTTAATGGCAAGATTATATTGGCTGATGAGATTTCACCCGATACCTGTCGTTTTTGGGATTCAAGAACAGGCGAAAAGCTGGATAAAGACAGATTTAGAAGGGATTTGGGACATGTAGAAGAAGCATATCAGGAAATTTTGCATCGCCTTATGGGTGCATAA